A DNA window from Zonotrichia leucophrys gambelii isolate GWCS_2022_RI chromosome 15, RI_Zleu_2.0, whole genome shotgun sequence contains the following coding sequences:
- the ACADS gene encoding short-chain specific acyl-CoA dehydrogenase, mitochondrial isoform X1, with product MAMAAAAMAAVVSRCGGAPRALALRCRRLHTVYQSAELPETHQMLRQTVRDFAEKELMPLAAQLDKEHRFPAEQVKKMGALGLLAMDVPEKYKGAGLDYLAYSIAVEEISRGCASTGVIVSVNNSLYLGPILKFGSEEQKHQWIAPFTSGEKIGCFALSEPGNGSDAGAASTVARLDGDEWVLNGTKAWITNAWDASATVVFATTDKSLKHKGISAFLVPMPTAGLSLGKKEDKLGIRASSTANLIFEDCRIPKGNLLGQPGMGFKIAMQTLDGGRIGIASQALGIAQAALDCAVDYAEKRMAFGSPITKLQAVQFKLADMAVALEGARLLTWRAAMLKDNGKPFTKEAAMAKLAASEAATAIAHQAIQILGGMGYVTEMPAERHYRDARITEIYEGTSEIQRLVIAGQLLKAYRG from the exons ATggcgatggcggcggcggcgatgGCGGCGGTGGTGTCCCGCTGCGGCGGAGCGCCCCGGG CGCTGGCCCTGCGGTGCCGCCGGCTGCACACCGTGTACCAGAGCGCGGAGCTGCCCGAGACGCACCAGATGCTGCGGCAGACGGTCCGGGACTTCgcagagaaggagctgatgCCGCTGGCAGCGCAGCTGGACAAGGAGCACCGCTTCCCGGCCGAGCAG GTGAAGAAGATGGGAGCCTTGGGGCTGCTGGCCATGGACGTGCCAGAGAAGTACAAAGGAGCAGGGCTCGACTACCTGGCCTATTCCATCGCTGTGGAGGAGATCAGCAGGGGCTGCGCCTCCACCGGCGTCATCGTCAGCGTCAACAAC TCCCTGTATTTAGGGCCAATACTCAAGTTTGGCTCTGAAGAGCAGAAGCACCAGTGGATTGCTCCCTTCACCAGTGGAGAGAAAATTGGATGTTTTGCCCTCAGTGAACCAG GAAACGGCAGCGATGCGGGTGCAGCCTCCACTGTGGCGCGCCTGGATGGGGACGAGTGGGTTCTGAACGGCACCAAGGCCTGGATCACCAACGCCTGGGACGCCTCAGCCACCGTGGTGTTTGCCACCACAGATAAATCCCTGAAGCACAAG GGCATTAGTGCATTCCTGGTTCCCATGCCAACAGCTGGGCTGTCACTGGGGAAGAAAGAAGACAAACTGGGAATCCGAGCCTCTTCCACTGCTAACCTGATATTTGAGGACTGCCGGATACCCAAGGGAAacctgctggggcagccaggaATGGGCTTCAAAATCGCCATG CAAACTCTGGATGGAGGAAGGATTGGTATTGCCTCACAGGCACTTGGAatagcacaggcagctctggatTGTGCTGTGGATTATGCTGAGAAGAGAATGGCCTTTGGGTCACCCATCACAAAGCTTCAGGCAGTGCAG TTCAAGCTGGCAGACATGGCTGTGGCCTTGGAGGGTGCGCgcctgctcacctggagagcTGCTATGCTCAAGGACAATGGGAAGCCCTTCACTAAG GAAGCGGCAATGGCCAAACTGGCTGCATCAGAAGCTGCAACGGCCATAGCTCATCAG GCTATCCAGATCCTGGGAGGGATGGGCTATGTGACAGAGATGCCGGCGGAGCGGCACTACCGCGACGCTCGCATCACCGAGATCTACGAGGGGACCAGTGAGATCCAGAGACTGGTGATTGCAGGCCAGCTGCTCAAGGCCTACCGAGGCTGA
- the ACADS gene encoding short-chain specific acyl-CoA dehydrogenase, mitochondrial isoform X2, protein MGALGLLAMDVPEKYKGAGLDYLAYSIAVEEISRGCASTGVIVSVNNSLYLGPILKFGSEEQKHQWIAPFTSGEKIGCFALSEPGNGSDAGAASTVARLDGDEWVLNGTKAWITNAWDASATVVFATTDKSLKHKGISAFLVPMPTAGLSLGKKEDKLGIRASSTANLIFEDCRIPKGNLLGQPGMGFKIAMQTLDGGRIGIASQALGIAQAALDCAVDYAEKRMAFGSPITKLQAVQFKLADMAVALEGARLLTWRAAMLKDNGKPFTKEAAMAKLAASEAATAIAHQAIQILGGMGYVTEMPAERHYRDARITEIYEGTSEIQRLVIAGQLLKAYRG, encoded by the exons ATGGGAGCCTTGGGGCTGCTGGCCATGGACGTGCCAGAGAAGTACAAAGGAGCAGGGCTCGACTACCTGGCCTATTCCATCGCTGTGGAGGAGATCAGCAGGGGCTGCGCCTCCACCGGCGTCATCGTCAGCGTCAACAAC TCCCTGTATTTAGGGCCAATACTCAAGTTTGGCTCTGAAGAGCAGAAGCACCAGTGGATTGCTCCCTTCACCAGTGGAGAGAAAATTGGATGTTTTGCCCTCAGTGAACCAG GAAACGGCAGCGATGCGGGTGCAGCCTCCACTGTGGCGCGCCTGGATGGGGACGAGTGGGTTCTGAACGGCACCAAGGCCTGGATCACCAACGCCTGGGACGCCTCAGCCACCGTGGTGTTTGCCACCACAGATAAATCCCTGAAGCACAAG GGCATTAGTGCATTCCTGGTTCCCATGCCAACAGCTGGGCTGTCACTGGGGAAGAAAGAAGACAAACTGGGAATCCGAGCCTCTTCCACTGCTAACCTGATATTTGAGGACTGCCGGATACCCAAGGGAAacctgctggggcagccaggaATGGGCTTCAAAATCGCCATG CAAACTCTGGATGGAGGAAGGATTGGTATTGCCTCACAGGCACTTGGAatagcacaggcagctctggatTGTGCTGTGGATTATGCTGAGAAGAGAATGGCCTTTGGGTCACCCATCACAAAGCTTCAGGCAGTGCAG TTCAAGCTGGCAGACATGGCTGTGGCCTTGGAGGGTGCGCgcctgctcacctggagagcTGCTATGCTCAAGGACAATGGGAAGCCCTTCACTAAG GAAGCGGCAATGGCCAAACTGGCTGCATCAGAAGCTGCAACGGCCATAGCTCATCAG GCTATCCAGATCCTGGGAGGGATGGGCTATGTGACAGAGATGCCGGCGGAGCGGCACTACCGCGACGCTCGCATCACCGAGATCTACGAGGGGACCAGTGAGATCCAGAGACTGGTGATTGCAGGCCAGCTGCTCAAGGCCTACCGAGGCTGA
- the UNC119B gene encoding protein unc-119 homolog B, protein MSGSRARAAAAAPGPDKKLPSGPPGSAGPLSRLRGRRGSADAPPRQPWTESELLALETVRPEHVLGLCRVTENYLCKPEDNIYNIDFTRFKIRDLETGTVLFEIAKPSASEHAEEDEDDSSELDVSAGRFVRYQFTPAFLRLRTVGATVEFTVGEKPVSNFRMIERHYFRDRLLKNFDFDFGFCIPSSRNTCEHIYEFPQLSEDLIRLMVENPYETRSDSFYFVDNKLIMHNKADYAYNGGQ, encoded by the exons ATGAGCGGCTCCagggcgcgggcggcggcggcggcgccggggccgGACAAGAAGCTGCCGTCGGGGCCGCCGGGGTCCGCGGGGCCGCTCAGCCGCCTGCGTGGCCGGCGCGGATCTGCCGATGCGCCGCCACGGCAGCCCTGGACCGAGTCCGAGTTGCTGGCGCTGGAGACCGTCCGGCCGGAGCACGTCCTGGGGCTGTGCCGGGTGACGGAGA ATTATTTATGCAAACCTGAGGACAACATTTACAATATTGACTTCACCAGGTTTAAGATCCGGGACCTTGAAACTGGAACAGTCCTTTTTGAAATTGCCAAGCCGTCTGCTTCAG AGCACgctgaggaggatgaggatgacaGCAGCGAGCTGGATGTAAGTGCAGGGCGCTTTGTCCGGTACCAGTTCACCCCAGCGTTTCTCCGTCTGCGGACTGTTGGTGCAAC AGTGGAATTCACAGTGGGAGAAAAGCCAGTGTCAAACTTCCGAATGATTGAGAGGCATTACTTCCGAGATCGCTTACTGAAGAactttgattttgattttggCTTCTGCATCCCCAGTAGCAGGAACACATGTGAACACATTTATGAGTTCCCTCAGCTCTCAGAAGACCTTA TCCGTCTGATGGTGGAGAACCCGTACGAGACGCGCTCAGACAGCTTCTACTTTGTAGACAACAAGTTGATAATGCACAACAAGGCCGACTATGCTTACAATGGAGGACAATAA